A genomic stretch from Nitrospira defluvii includes:
- a CDS encoding response regulator → MATIMVIDDEPSIRGLLREVLERSGHTVVEAKDGREALDLYQKHKADLLIMDLLMPEVDGLEATLQLTREYMDTKIIAMTGAQGDRNFLDIARLFGAHRTFEKPFDLKEMLSAVEAELAQK, encoded by the coding sequence ATGGCGACCATCATGGTAATCGACGACGAACCCTCCATCCGCGGCCTCTTGCGGGAGGTCCTGGAGCGATCCGGGCATACAGTCGTCGAAGCGAAGGATGGACGCGAGGCGTTGGATCTCTACCAGAAGCATAAAGCCGATCTGCTTATCATGGACTTGCTGATGCCGGAGGTGGATGGACTGGAAGCCACGTTGCAGCTGACCCGTGAGTACATGGACACCAAGATCATCGCCATGACCGGCGCGCAGGGAGATCGCAACTTTTTGGACATCGCGCGGTTGTTCGGCGCACACCGCACGTTTGAAAAACCCTTCGATCTGAAGGAAATGCTCAGCGCGGTCGAAGCGGAACTGGCTCAGAAGTAA
- a CDS encoding VanZ family protein: MSLISSRASVLWFAWSILILLVGILPLHNFVGHAHWQYIRWVPTPDQLASPAILLDLGVDAVANVILFVPFGLLYTLRGDADKPFSPGLLMLMAFTLSFGIEYYQVYCHNRSTSLLDLLNNVLGAYIGMKLGAYYLRRTAVAVEPAS; encoded by the coding sequence GTGTCGCTAATCTCCTCTCGCGCATCGGTTTTGTGGTTTGCCTGGAGCATCCTCATCCTACTTGTCGGCATCCTTCCCCTCCATAATTTCGTCGGCCATGCCCACTGGCAATATATTCGCTGGGTCCCGACGCCGGATCAGTTAGCCTCCCCCGCTATCCTGTTGGATCTAGGCGTCGACGCCGTCGCCAATGTCATCCTCTTTGTTCCCTTCGGCCTGCTGTACACCCTGCGCGGGGACGCTGACAAACCCTTCTCTCCAGGCCTGCTCATGCTCATGGCCTTCACCCTCTCATTCGGGATTGAGTATTACCAGGTGTATTGTCACAACCGGAGCACATCACTCCTTGATTTGCTGAACAATGTTCTGGGTGCGTATATCGGGATGAAACTTGGAGCGTACTATCTCAGAAGAACAGCTGTGGCGGTGGAACCTGCGTCGTAG
- a CDS encoding SagB/ThcOx family dehydrogenase, with the protein MGTEPSSPVTSAQPTATDPIDRVIAYHLRTKHHFNRYAKSLGFLDWANQPNPFRRFEGTQLIRLPLLNPKDDLLSPSYDAIYQPGAVASQPLTIRTISRFFELALGLSAWKKAGESEWALRNNPSSGNLHPTEGYVVLPPMDASALRPGLYHYAPKEHGLELRIEYPPEQLTRLLAEFPSGAFLFGLTSVHWREAWKYGERAFRYCNHDVGHALGSARVAAAALGWKMTLLDGADQNQVARVLGTHRAEDFGEAEPEHPDCLAVIWAAEGVKREASFVQRAESAAIPLSLDPELVKELTAGAWHGKANRLSREHGVHWDAIDEAADASWKTSTEHRSLSPAPLPSARLDGSQGAYSGQEAGTIIRQRRSAVAFDARTAISAATLFRMLQRLMPQAGTPQLNRPMPWDLLPWEPAIHLMLFLHRVDGLAPGLYLLARDAEQLPLLKRSMNPDLEWTPAPGCPDDLPLYWLLQGDAQRLAAQVSCHQGIAGDSAFSLGMVADFEGRLRQGGAWWYPRVFWEAGLVGQVLYLEAEAAGVRGTGIGCFFDDPVHEIVGIKDLALQSLYHFTIGGPVDDGRLLTLPPYYHLQGE; encoded by the coding sequence ATGGGTACCGAGCCGTCTTCGCCCGTCACATCCGCCCAGCCGACCGCGACTGATCCTATCGATCGAGTCATCGCTTATCACCTTCGAACCAAACATCATTTTAATCGATACGCGAAGTCGTTGGGGTTTTTGGATTGGGCGAATCAGCCCAATCCGTTTCGGCGGTTCGAGGGGACGCAGCTGATCCGGTTGCCGCTGTTGAATCCGAAAGACGACCTGCTGTCGCCGTCCTATGACGCCATCTATCAGCCAGGCGCAGTGGCCTCGCAGCCATTGACCATCCGGACCATCTCACGATTTTTCGAGCTGGCGCTTGGGCTTTCGGCGTGGAAGAAGGCGGGCGAGTCGGAGTGGGCGCTGCGTAATAATCCTTCCTCAGGCAATCTGCATCCGACGGAAGGGTATGTGGTTCTTCCACCGATGGATGCATCGGCACTGCGGCCGGGCCTCTATCATTATGCTCCCAAGGAACATGGGTTGGAGTTGCGGATTGAGTATCCTCCTGAACAGCTCACGAGGCTGCTGGCCGAGTTTCCGTCCGGGGCCTTCCTGTTCGGCCTCACGTCCGTGCATTGGCGCGAAGCCTGGAAGTATGGCGAGCGGGCATTTCGTTACTGCAACCACGATGTCGGGCACGCGCTTGGCTCTGCGAGGGTCGCGGCTGCCGCCCTGGGGTGGAAGATGACTCTGCTCGACGGGGCGGATCAAAACCAAGTGGCACGGGTGCTGGGCACGCATCGGGCGGAGGACTTCGGCGAGGCCGAACCGGAACATCCCGATTGCCTAGCGGTGATCTGGGCGGCGGAAGGCGTGAAGCGTGAAGCGTCGTTTGTGCAGCGCGCAGAGTCAGCCGCAATCCCCTTGTCTCTCGATCCAGAGCTGGTGAAGGAGTTGACGGCCGGAGCATGGCATGGCAAGGCCAATCGGTTGAGTCGGGAGCATGGCGTGCACTGGGATGCCATCGACGAGGCTGCGGACGCTTCGTGGAAAACCAGCACGGAACATCGAAGCCTTTCGCCGGCACCGCTTCCATCGGCGCGCTTAGACGGGTCTCAAGGGGCATACTCGGGACAGGAGGCCGGTACGATCATCAGGCAGCGCCGCAGCGCCGTCGCCTTCGATGCTCGGACGGCCATTTCTGCCGCAACGTTGTTTCGTATGTTGCAACGGCTCATGCCGCAAGCCGGTACGCCGCAGCTCAATCGTCCCATGCCCTGGGATCTCCTACCCTGGGAGCCGGCGATCCATCTTATGCTGTTTCTCCATCGGGTCGACGGGTTGGCGCCGGGACTCTATCTGTTGGCACGTGATGCGGAACAGCTGCCCTTGCTGAAACGCTCGATGAATCCGGACCTGGAATGGACTCCGGCCCCGGGCTGTCCGGATGATCTGCCGCTGTACTGGCTGCTGCAGGGTGATGCGCAACGTCTCGCGGCCCAAGTCAGTTGCCATCAAGGCATTGCAGGCGACAGCGCATTTTCACTCGGGATGGTGGCAGATTTTGAGGGCCGCTTGCGGCAGGGGGGTGCCTGGTGGTATCCACGAGTGTTCTGGGAAGCCGGCTTGGTCGGCCAGGTGCTGTATCTGGAGGCTGAGGCGGCCGGCGTGCGTGGGACCGGGATCGGCTGTTTCTTCGATGATCCGGTTCATGAGATCGTCGGGATCAAGGACCTAGCGCTGCAATCGCTCTATCACTTTACGATCGGCGGCCCGGTGGACGACGGGCGGCTGTTGACATTGCCTCCTTATTACCACCTCCAAGGTGAGTGA
- a CDS encoding VIT1/CCC1 transporter family protein: MTHAPHTETHFTATATVRDIVIGMADGLTVPFALAAGLSGAVTSSALVVTAGLAEIAAGSIAMGLGGYLAGRTEAEHYAAERVREFRETEHIPEREAEEVYEIFRGYGLQKEQIVPLVETLRADPSRWVDFMMRFELGLEAPDPARVRISAWTIALAYVAGGIIPLLPYMLVHDVQTALWWSAAVTPVALFLFGYVKSRFTGVPPWRGGFQTVMVGGLAAAAAFGIARLIG; the protein is encoded by the coding sequence ATGACTCACGCGCCTCATACGGAAACACATTTCACCGCGACGGCAACGGTGCGCGACATTGTGATCGGCATGGCCGACGGGTTGACGGTTCCCTTTGCCCTGGCGGCAGGCCTCTCAGGCGCGGTGACCTCCTCCGCTCTGGTGGTGACCGCAGGCCTGGCGGAGATCGCCGCGGGTTCAATCGCGATGGGCTTGGGCGGGTATCTGGCCGGCAGGACGGAAGCGGAACATTATGCTGCGGAACGGGTGCGGGAATTCCGCGAGACCGAGCATATTCCGGAACGGGAGGCCGAGGAGGTGTACGAGATCTTTCGCGGGTATGGTTTGCAGAAAGAGCAGATCGTGCCCCTGGTCGAGACGCTCCGGGCCGATCCTTCGCGCTGGGTCGATTTCATGATGCGCTTTGAGCTGGGCCTGGAGGCCCCGGACCCGGCACGCGTGCGCATCAGTGCCTGGACGATTGCGCTCGCCTATGTCGCGGGGGGGATTATTCCCTTGCTGCCCTATATGCTGGTGCACGACGTCCAGACCGCCCTGTGGTGGTCGGCGGCCGTGACCCCGGTCGCGTTATTCCTGTTTGGATATGTGAAGAGTCGATTCACGGGGGTTCCGCCCTGGCGTGGCGGGTTCCAGACGGTGATGGTCGGCGGGTTGGCTGCGGCAGCCGCCTTCGGGATCGCCCGGTTGATCGGTTAA
- a CDS encoding HDOD domain-containing protein — translation MASAQELVQSCSNVFTLPEIYFRVRDVVDNPDSTMDDLARVLKMDPGISARMLKIVNSPLYGFPKQVDTVTRAVNLLGMQAVRDLVTATTVGRSFSGMTVQIMDLSAYWRKSVLCALMAGKIAKACGIEDSERFFIEGLLRDIGHLVLYQTIPERAQSALIEAGNLGEPLAEVEQSNFGCDFTEVGAELIHSWGMPIQIEQAIRHQLAPEEAGDYALHASMVHLAGAVVDHEELHPAQAPQDVSFRAAALQATNFKAEERPALLKEATEQLQETVKLFSPVAMAA, via the coding sequence ATGGCATCGGCGCAAGAACTTGTTCAGTCCTGCTCAAACGTCTTTACCCTCCCGGAGATTTACTTCCGCGTCCGCGATGTCGTCGACAATCCCGATTCCACCATGGATGATCTGGCGCGCGTGCTCAAGATGGATCCGGGAATTTCAGCCCGCATGCTCAAAATTGTCAACAGCCCACTCTACGGATTTCCCAAGCAGGTCGATACGGTGACCCGCGCCGTGAATTTGCTCGGCATGCAGGCAGTGCGTGATCTGGTGACCGCGACGACGGTCGGTCGTAGCTTCAGCGGCATGACGGTGCAGATCATGGACCTCTCGGCCTACTGGCGGAAAAGCGTCCTCTGCGCGTTGATGGCGGGCAAGATCGCCAAGGCCTGTGGTATCGAAGATAGCGAACGGTTTTTCATCGAAGGGCTCCTGCGGGACATCGGCCACCTCGTGCTCTATCAAACGATTCCGGAACGCGCGCAATCGGCCTTGATTGAAGCGGGGAACCTGGGAGAACCCTTGGCGGAAGTCGAGCAATCCAATTTCGGGTGTGATTTCACGGAGGTCGGCGCCGAATTGATCCATTCCTGGGGCATGCCGATTCAAATCGAGCAGGCGATTCGCCATCAGTTGGCCCCGGAAGAAGCCGGCGACTATGCGCTGCACGCCTCCATGGTGCATCTTGCCGGCGCGGTGGTCGACCACGAAGAGCTGCACCCCGCGCAGGCGCCGCAGGATGTGTCCTTTCGGGCGGCGGCCTTACAGGCGACCAATTTTAAAGCGGAAGAGCGGCCTGCGTTACTCAAGGAAGCGACGGAGCAGTTGCAGGAGACCGTGAAGTTGTTCAGCCCTGTGGCGATGGCCGCCTAG
- a CDS encoding DUF4347 domain-containing protein, producing MNKQSGDDANARKSSESSKPPPTKSSLTSLFLSLEQRLMFDAAAAATAAEVAGEAVAQEQADAAVSADGPAEGSAHDSHEGHEVVDALETFLPEKSPAEIVFVDPTVPDYATLLAGITPNIEVVMLDGGQDGITQMADVLSSRTGIDAIHIISHGEAGTLQLGTGTLNAETMSGHYAEELSTIRQALSEQADILVYGCDFAAGETGQDAVDCLAQLTGADVQASTDVTGHASLGGDWDLEVRTGAIEARIAIDVQEQTDWVGLLAAPVLDATRSPTLNAVTEDAGAPSGSVGTLVSSLVDFAAPSGQVDNVTDADGGAQLGIAISGANTSNGTWWYSINNGSTWNALGAVSDGSVRLLAANASTRIYFQADANYNGTVSDAITFHAWDQTSGTNGGTADLTATSTVRDQFNTVSYSNNNGTVNWGGSWQEIGESNGTGSGMVVVNSYAGLSGNSLQIETDFLSRGASRHVDLSTATSATLSFDYIRQHGGGTKGAVSVEVSNGKAWTNLQTFSIDATDASAQSVKIDISAYANANTQVRFIVTGSDSMGRLHVDNIEVTASGIGGGASAYSHAADTAALTVTAVNDAPTDVSLSANTVAENAANGTVVGTVSGTDTDSGDTKTYSLTDSAGGRFAINSGTGVITVANGTLLNYEAATSHSVTVRVTDRGGLTYNETFTINLTNVNDAPSGTTATVTLTEDTSHTFTSTNFGFSDADVGDSFSAVRIDTVPTAGRLTLSGVAVTAGQVVSVADLTAGNLVFTPAANANGTGYARLTFSVRDSANAYDPTPNTLTLNVTAVNDAPVLVVNSGSTVAEGGTDIIGSSELAVSDVDHGAAQLTYAIGTGPAHGRVELTTRPGVPATSFTQADIAANRLVYVHNGSETTSDSFTFTVRDRAGGALAATTVTLTITPVNDAPTIVSDGGGGTAAINVAEHVSAVTMVGGRDADLPAQTLSYSVSGGVDQALFTIDAATGALSFTVPPDFSVPTDSNGDNVYVVQVRVTDTQGASVTQTLHITVTDVAESSVPAGLPPSLVPTTPPAVPTQTPVLAPLNPVVSGPVIEAAAPGARFADGESGVRSAYQISGEAPFRPEALRPGEASTRGVDGEGRVNDQSAPVPPVTLSAEDTPVNGQEAGRSPDVLSELLFAKLDAVIEELEQAVATDVAQQISMTRIAAAAGVVLSAGFVAWALRSTALATSLFATVPAWQTAHPLPVLAAHRRERKEQKREQQDVAREEPVE from the coding sequence ATGAACAAGCAATCAGGCGACGACGCGAATGCGCGCAAGTCTTCCGAGTCTTCGAAGCCACCGCCGACGAAGAGCTCGTTGACGTCGTTGTTTCTCTCCCTCGAGCAGCGCTTGATGTTCGATGCGGCTGCGGCAGCTACCGCAGCCGAGGTTGCCGGTGAAGCGGTCGCACAGGAACAGGCCGACGCGGCCGTCTCCGCGGACGGCCCGGCAGAGGGCTCAGCCCACGATTCACACGAGGGCCATGAGGTGGTCGACGCCCTGGAGACGTTTCTGCCTGAGAAATCTCCGGCTGAGATCGTCTTTGTCGATCCGACCGTGCCGGACTATGCCACGCTGCTTGCCGGAATCACTCCCAACATTGAAGTGGTCATGCTCGACGGCGGGCAGGATGGGATCACGCAGATGGCCGATGTCTTGTCGAGTCGCACGGGGATCGACGCCATTCACATCATCTCGCATGGTGAAGCCGGCACGTTGCAATTGGGCACGGGCACGCTCAATGCCGAGACCATGTCCGGTCACTACGCGGAAGAACTTTCGACCATACGACAGGCGCTCTCGGAGCAAGCCGACATTCTGGTGTACGGCTGCGATTTTGCCGCGGGTGAAACCGGGCAGGACGCCGTCGACTGTCTCGCGCAACTCACGGGTGCCGACGTGCAAGCCAGCACTGATGTGACCGGTCATGCCTCACTGGGTGGAGATTGGGATCTCGAAGTGCGAACCGGCGCCATTGAAGCCCGCATCGCGATTGATGTCCAGGAACAGACAGACTGGGTTGGGTTACTGGCGGCGCCGGTATTGGATGCCACAAGGAGTCCCACTCTGAATGCCGTGACCGAGGATGCCGGCGCACCGTCAGGATCGGTGGGTACACTCGTGTCCTCGCTCGTCGATTTCGCCGCGCCATCGGGGCAAGTCGACAACGTGACCGATGCAGACGGCGGGGCGCAACTCGGCATTGCGATCTCGGGTGCGAATACCAGCAACGGGACCTGGTGGTACAGCATCAACAATGGTTCGACATGGAATGCGCTGGGGGCCGTCAGTGACGGGAGTGTCAGGCTCCTGGCCGCCAATGCGAGTACGCGGATCTATTTCCAGGCGGATGCGAATTACAACGGCACCGTGAGTGATGCGATTACCTTTCATGCCTGGGATCAGACGAGTGGAACCAACGGTGGAACGGCCGATCTGACCGCGACATCGACGGTGCGGGACCAGTTCAACACAGTCTCCTATTCCAACAATAACGGGACGGTCAATTGGGGCGGGTCCTGGCAAGAGATCGGCGAAAGCAACGGGACGGGCAGCGGCATGGTCGTCGTGAATAGTTACGCCGGTCTGTCAGGGAATTCTCTGCAGATTGAAACCGATTTCCTGTCCCGTGGGGCGAGTCGGCACGTTGATCTGAGTACCGCCACTTCCGCCACGCTTTCGTTCGACTATATCCGCCAACATGGCGGCGGTACCAAAGGCGCTGTATCCGTGGAGGTCTCTAACGGCAAGGCTTGGACCAATCTTCAGACTTTTTCGATCGATGCGACGGATGCCTCGGCGCAAAGTGTGAAAATCGATATCAGCGCATACGCCAATGCGAATACCCAGGTTCGATTTATCGTCACTGGAAGCGACTCCATGGGACGGTTGCACGTCGATAACATCGAGGTGACCGCAAGCGGCATCGGTGGAGGTGCGAGCGCGTATAGTCACGCGGCCGACACGGCCGCGTTGACGGTGACTGCGGTCAACGATGCGCCGACGGATGTGAGTTTGTCCGCCAATACCGTGGCGGAAAATGCCGCGAACGGGACCGTGGTGGGGACGGTCAGCGGGACGGATACTGACAGCGGCGACACGAAGACGTACAGCTTGACGGACAGCGCCGGGGGCCGCTTTGCGATCAACAGCGGGACGGGGGTCATCACGGTGGCCAACGGGACCCTGCTGAACTACGAAGCGGCCACGAGCCATAGCGTGACGGTGCGGGTGACGGACCGGGGCGGGCTGACCTACAACGAGACCTTTACCATCAACCTGACCAACGTCAATGACGCCCCGTCGGGCACCACGGCGACGGTCACGCTCACCGAAGATACGTCCCATACGTTCACCAGCACGAACTTCGGCTTCAGCGATGCGGACGTGGGCGACAGCTTCAGCGCCGTGCGGATCGATACGGTGCCGACCGCCGGGCGGCTGACCCTGTCGGGCGTGGCGGTCACGGCGGGGCAGGTGGTGTCGGTAGCGGATCTGACGGCGGGGAACCTGGTGTTTACGCCGGCGGCCAACGCCAACGGGACAGGCTACGCCCGCCTCACGTTCTCCGTGCGGGACAGTGCCAATGCCTATGATCCCACCCCCAACACCCTCACCCTCAATGTTACCGCCGTCAACGATGCCCCGGTTCTGGTCGTGAACAGCGGAAGCACGGTCGCCGAGGGAGGCACGGATATCATCGGCAGCAGCGAGTTGGCCGTGTCCGACGTCGACCATGGCGCCGCACAACTGACCTATGCTATCGGAACCGGTCCTGCGCATGGCCGGGTTGAATTGACGACAAGGCCGGGTGTGCCTGCGACATCCTTTACGCAGGCGGATATCGCGGCCAATCGCCTTGTATACGTCCACAACGGATCCGAAACAACCAGCGACAGTTTTACCTTCACCGTGCGGGATAGAGCGGGCGGCGCCTTGGCGGCGACAACAGTCACCCTCACCATTACGCCAGTCAACGATGCGCCGACGATCGTGAGCGACGGCGGCGGGGGCACCGCCGCGATCAACGTGGCGGAACATGTCAGCGCGGTCACGATGGTGGGCGGCAGAGATGCCGATCTCCCTGCGCAAACGCTCTCCTATAGTGTGAGCGGCGGCGTGGATCAGGCGCTGTTTACGATTGATGCTGCGACCGGCGCCCTAAGCTTTACGGTTCCACCAGACTTCAGCGTGCCCACCGATTCGAACGGGGACAACGTCTATGTCGTCCAGGTCCGGGTCACCGATACGCAGGGCGCGAGTGTGACGCAGACGCTTCACATCACTGTGACGGACGTCGCCGAGAGCAGCGTGCCTGCGGGGCTGCCACCGTCCCTCGTCCCAACCACTCCACCGGCTGTTCCCACGCAGACTCCGGTTCTTGCCCCGCTCAACCCGGTTGTGTCAGGGCCTGTGATCGAAGCGGCTGCCCCCGGCGCACGGTTTGCGGATGGCGAGTCGGGCGTTCGATCGGCGTATCAGATATCCGGAGAAGCGCCGTTCAGGCCGGAAGCGCTGCGCCCGGGCGAAGCCTCGACTCGCGGGGTGGATGGCGAGGGGAGAGTGAACGATCAATCTGCGCCGGTGCCGCCGGTTACGCTCTCCGCAGAAGACACTCCTGTGAACGGGCAGGAAGCAGGACGCTCACCAGACGTGCTGAGTGAGCTGCTGTTTGCCAAATTGGATGCGGTGATCGAGGAATTGGAACAAGCGGTAGCGACTGATGTCGCTCAGCAGATCTCTATGACCAGAATCGCCGCCGCGGCCGGTGTGGTGTTGTCCGCCGGGTTCGTCGCGTGGGCCCTGCGCAGCACGGCATTGGCGACGAGCCTCTTTGCGACGGTTCCGGCCTGGCAGACCGCCCATCCCCTTCCGGTCCTTGCCGCGCATCGCCGCGAGCGAAAAGAGCAGAAACGCGAACAACAAGATGTCGCGCGGGAGGAGCCGGTCGAGTAA
- a CDS encoding HlyD family efflux transporter periplasmic adaptor subunit has protein sequence MAGVTPAQSLKERPLPPLRKNLQFLRGAPSPEGVPTWTIVDPVRNKYFQIEWQVYQLLERWSAGTIESLVKVVARDTTSRLGVEDVEDFVRFLYANNLTDQSASGHTKDYVEQQAARRQAWWQWLLHHYLFIKIPLLRPDAFIRRTLPLVAPLYTAAAAWIFALLLCAGLFLVSRQWETFLSTFLHFFSWRGAVMYGAVLCGVKVVHEMGHAYTATRFGCRVPTIGVAFMVMMPVLYSDVSDAYRLTDKRKRLAVAAAGVLAELGLAAVATVLWSFLPDGTVRSLAFVVATTSWIMSLSVNLNPLMRFDGYYLLADGLGVANLQDRAFAFGQWRLRELLFAPGAAPPEMVGTSRRNSLVAYAWAVWSYRIVLFTGIAIMVYHYSFKLLGIALFLVEILFFVCLPVWRELEAWWTRRTVYASTRRSALTMAILTTGILLLCIPWGGRISIPAVLQSATYATVYMPAPGRIVSVSARPGQFVQEGETLLVMESPELIKAVKAAQIHLARLDLRTQRQAGNADDRAQRLVIREALSAKQAELEGMIERQEDFLLRAPIAGVVADRAESLYPGRWINADLPVAYLVDPLHAHLTALASVEDVRFLAPGQEARFIPDDLTRSTRQARVLAIRDLDEHDVSVPYFASIYGGEVPVRKDVRGRLQAEQSVYRVEFEVQDHDEPLQHAVTGQALVTGPHRSLAGRIWDRVAAVLVRESGF, from the coding sequence ATGGCCGGTGTCACCCCCGCCCAGTCTCTCAAGGAGCGCCCGCTTCCTCCGCTTCGCAAGAATCTCCAGTTTCTCCGCGGCGCCCCGTCGCCGGAAGGCGTACCCACGTGGACGATCGTCGACCCGGTCCGTAATAAGTATTTTCAGATCGAATGGCAGGTCTACCAGCTCCTGGAGCGATGGAGTGCCGGCACGATCGAGTCGCTCGTGAAGGTGGTCGCGCGCGACACCACCTCGCGTCTCGGCGTTGAAGACGTCGAAGACTTCGTTCGATTTCTCTATGCGAACAATCTGACGGATCAATCGGCGAGCGGACACACGAAAGATTATGTCGAGCAGCAGGCCGCGCGCCGTCAGGCCTGGTGGCAGTGGTTGTTGCATCACTACCTGTTCATCAAGATCCCGCTGCTTCGTCCGGATGCGTTCATCCGCAGGACGCTCCCGCTGGTTGCGCCCCTGTATACCGCGGCAGCGGCCTGGATCTTCGCCCTCCTGCTCTGTGCCGGCCTCTTCCTCGTCAGTCGCCAGTGGGAGACGTTTCTGTCGACCTTCCTGCACTTCTTTAGTTGGCGCGGCGCCGTCATGTACGGGGCCGTGCTCTGCGGCGTCAAAGTGGTTCATGAAATGGGCCATGCGTACACCGCGACGCGATTCGGATGCCGGGTCCCGACCATCGGGGTGGCGTTCATGGTGATGATGCCGGTGCTCTACTCCGACGTGAGTGACGCGTACCGCCTGACCGACAAGCGAAAGCGATTGGCCGTGGCGGCTGCAGGGGTACTGGCGGAACTGGGCTTGGCTGCCGTGGCGACGGTGCTGTGGTCTTTTTTGCCGGACGGAACCGTGCGCAGCCTGGCGTTCGTCGTGGCCACGACGAGCTGGATCATGAGTCTGTCGGTCAATCTCAACCCGTTAATGCGATTCGACGGCTACTACTTGCTGGCCGACGGATTGGGAGTAGCAAATCTCCAGGATCGTGCGTTTGCCTTCGGTCAGTGGCGCCTGCGGGAATTGCTCTTTGCTCCTGGGGCCGCGCCGCCGGAGATGGTCGGAACGTCGAGGCGAAACAGTCTCGTGGCCTATGCCTGGGCTGTGTGGAGTTATCGGATCGTGCTGTTCACCGGCATCGCGATCATGGTGTACCACTACTCCTTCAAACTACTCGGGATAGCCTTGTTTCTCGTGGAGATCCTGTTTTTTGTCTGCCTTCCGGTCTGGCGCGAGTTGGAAGCCTGGTGGACTCGTCGAACTGTGTATGCCTCGACCCGGCGGTCGGCGTTGACGATGGCGATCCTGACGACCGGCATCCTGTTGCTGTGCATTCCCTGGGGCGGTCGTATCTCGATTCCTGCGGTGTTGCAATCGGCCACGTATGCCACGGTCTATATGCCCGCTCCTGGACGGATCGTCTCGGTGAGCGCACGCCCCGGGCAATTCGTGCAGGAGGGCGAGACGTTGCTGGTCATGGAAAGCCCGGAACTGATCAAGGCAGTTAAAGCCGCTCAGATCCACCTGGCGCGACTGGACCTCCGGACGCAGCGCCAAGCCGGCAACGCCGACGATCGTGCGCAGAGGTTGGTGATCCGCGAGGCGCTGAGCGCCAAGCAGGCGGAACTTGAGGGCATGATCGAGCGGCAAGAGGATTTCCTGCTGCGCGCGCCGATCGCGGGGGTTGTGGCGGACCGTGCGGAGTCGCTTTACCCCGGTCGATGGATCAACGCCGACCTGCCGGTTGCCTATCTCGTCGATCCGCTTCACGCGCATCTTACCGCGCTGGCATCTGTCGAGGATGTCCGGTTTCTTGCGCCTGGGCAGGAAGCACGGTTCATTCCTGATGATTTGACGCGTAGCACGAGGCAGGCGCGGGTGCTCGCCATCAGGGATCTCGATGAGCACGATGTGTCGGTTCCCTATTTCGCCTCGATTTATGGTGGGGAGGTCCCCGTCCGGAAAGATGTTCGGGGACGACTCCAGGCCGAACAGTCTGTGTACCGGGTGGAGTTCGAGGTGCAAGATCACGATGAGCCCCTGCAGCATGCCGTCACGGGGCAGGCCCTAGTCACGGGGCCGCACCGCAGTCTCGCCGGGCGGATCTGGGATCGGGTGGCAGCCGTCTTGGTTCGAGAAAGCGGATTCTGA